In Athalia rosae chromosome 6, iyAthRosa1.1, whole genome shotgun sequence, one DNA window encodes the following:
- the LOC105688840 gene encoding putative transcription factor capicua, which produces MLTAAHPEMHEKQDPLVVGQYGGAVGGGGGHSSSEEKSVLDQPPPPPPPPHRDPTDPTISAKKLPKKRKFDLSELEEMDKTSNVTSNVSNILSLRGTSQTIAPQTLQVTHSVLLPAPQQPQPNQQHQTEYYQVPTSPVVVPPPQSTAVDYSVREEPPRSRPRQAAVAIDLSEWRDHRVLALKDSHYYPGVIRSASHGEIYIEFDGENKLVRYGDVLGAGKYDVIGDASPSIGLVKLGAYVCVRCPPSKSHTDSHSAFVKGIVYQILANPTRFAVKIPAEDDQFNNFVVKRADLRLVQPPWSDELEEGLENPEPFQTQVADRGYRNSLETPGPVPALQLHHSSPHTPHVSHNETGGYYRTTGTSPLTELATSVHSANNTLSISNGSRIYEDLESEDDLDREDIMFPSDAGSSKRSSMQSRGSTSSLVEQRSITPRSQAATPRSQAATPHKYKKGDVVSTSSGIRKKFNGKQWRRLCSKEGCSKESQRRGYCSRHLSLKGSGFRSTNTFPGGKMDGEETSRDSDTSPNYGDRRIAGRFDQDETEAANMLVSLGSSRSATPAFSSPTGQSSVSPCINQSPVPPLGLNQNVFMPISSPAHHAAPLISPGAKWKNSPTQTNFMTQYQQPVIRPELVRPTGRPAQTAPASIGTSVIRISPVSRIMSGQNLTIPTWSDHSPPPRHPSVVTSLAQQQQSIILQHALTSNNGFSNHPEPSDSSNHLLKPPHSPHVPSSAPPAQNLSMLHKHQEQPVDYTPPLTQNQTMYLIPHQPDKKYVIKNTMEAPTTGHQLVVNQEEKYRQTMINHLGQLPSHQTQCQPPQSPATQSVHVEKISTLQQVSKVGPPLHLSSHSDTQRNLSTPVTVVMSATTTTNDSAPPTSVFQPVIVQPSHLAPMKVQPPREDNQKNNGVLYGSREVSPAYQPQPPQLLNNAAVRKWKKAFSWQTVLDQPEVSPPPSALSPPLSAPPIPMGTSSNPSDDGSGHGPGTGPDPITPAEEDDDDVFETEPTTPAEIEGSINKRRSQSLGALHTKDPQSPLKTKDRIRRPMNAFMIFSKRHRALVHLRNPNQDNRTVSKILGEWWYALKHEEKQKYHELASEVKEAHFKAHPDWKWCSKDRRKSSTTNFKGAEPRGKLNSTGEETDMGPPTDDVPSTPRTVEEASAIASSIYNEPSTVEMLGQMRTSRRLSEMPLQAESVESDMKQEEDGNVSDDDQMVICEDPQPEIDLKCKDKLTDSDNEGQDEDLENKDYVQSRYSPVSGQKRDGQETKLDITCRPKPIKARLPSTGMETTTKYHHASIDKGGTVSVLSTYPYHSPVNPTGVSGFQPKGGAFITMPVSPKVAKPEPTKNEQQYSTQYSVSNLVANIHTENGRTVTKFPAAPISHSLQVRPMMTLLKQQGLQSANSIHHTAVSSPTYQPQLTLTVVKDEVVAVSKPQQGSQYLAQAPPHTRTYCNFQIPVSDASGRGIAVQNLVTGTKIETHSVIVSKSYPVSTPSPGTPSYKGIGHSVARLAEIEHNDNQPVINHAQFYINNVKSEQEKKETGNIHHTVSGDSHKQPSTPHTPHNSDHAINKSYNMDEPRGIVAPNSVDVGTNKAPFMLAPTPAQLGRAPLQRRQSMAMPPTSNAGDHGPQTSQHSDNHQPSNLTQNFDQLQHNSVEPLAASSPSTRKGSFFKKNVEDGMDRVLEQVNFQEKFSSLPEFKPEEIQSPSAIGIGSMAGTSPHVSVAPGVHSSIQDYRKKSVQGPHRPSLNEDDMESDISMSATPKSASSVKLTGNTFFGPDFNIEAFRASTELVGDVDASSPRTPKTPGGGVGGNTIGSSRGENERGYRKVLEQRRKLVMQLFQEQGYFPTTQATSSFQANHADIFPTKSSLQLKIREVRQKLKANSTPMSANSLASPLPVSESSPGINGPLTAPPTSMGAPHSLPVGSTSGS; this is translated from the exons ATGCTGACTGCAGCGCATCCTGAGATGCACGAGAAACAGGATCCGCTCGTAGTGGGTCAGTATGGGGGAGCTGTGGGCGGGGGTGGCGGTCACTCTTCTTCCGAGGAAAAGTCGGTCTTGGATCAACCACCCCCACCTCCACCACCCCCTCACAGGGATCCGACGGACCCCACGATCAGCGCGAAGAAGCTaccgaaaaagagaaaatttgacCTGTCCGAACTCGAGGAGATGGATAAAACGAGTAACGTCACCAGCAACGTCAGTAATATACTTTCATTAAGGGGAACTAGCCAAACTATCGCGCCGCAAACACTGCAGGTTACACATTCGGTACTTTTACCAGCTCCGCAACAACCGCAGCCGAATCAACAGCACCAAACGGAATATTATCAG GTCCCGACGAGTCCGGTAGTCGTACCACCGCCACAAAGTACGGCTGTGGATTATTCGGTACGAGAAGAACCACCTCGTTCCCGTCCTCGACAGGCAGCTGTTGCGATTGATCTTAGTGAATGGCGTGATCACCGAGTGCTCGCTTTAAAGGACTCCCATTATTACCCTGGGGTTATAAGGAGCGCGAGCCACGGTGAAATATACATTGAATTTGACGGGGAGAATAAGCTGGTGAGATACGGTGACGTGCTGGGTGCGGGGAAGTACGATGTCATTGGCGATGCTAGCCCTTCGATCGGTTTAGTGAAACTTGGTGCATACGTATGCGTCAGGTGTCCGCCTTCGAAGAGTCATACCGACTCGCACAGTGCTTTTGTTAAGGGTATCGTTTACCAGATTCTCGCGAACCCGACCCGATTCGCTGTAAAAATACCTGCGGAAGATGATCAGTTTAACAATTTCGTTGTCAAGCGAGCTGATCTGAGGCTCGTCCAGCCGCCCTGGTCCGACGAACTGGAGGAGGGTTTGGAAAATCCCGAGCCATTCCAAACTCAGGTCGCCG ATCGAGGGTACAGAAACTCGTTGGAAACCCCAGGGCCGGTACCAGCATTGCAACTTCACCATAGTTCGCCTCACACCCCCCACGTGAGTCACAATGAGACCGGTGGATACTATAGGACAACTGGAACCAGTCCCCTGACAGAGCTGGCCACTTCCGTCCATTCCGCTAACAACACGTTGAGTATAAGCAATGGAAGTAGAATCTATGAAGATTTGGAGAGCGAAGACGATTTGGATAGAGAAGACATCATGTTTCCGTCAGATGCAG GAAGCAGTAAAAGAAGCAGCATGCAGAGCCGTGGAAGCACTAGCAGCCTAGTCGAACAACGAAGTATAACTCCTCGTTCCCAGGCAGCCACACCCAG ATCTCAGGCGGCAACGCCACATAAATACAAAAAGGGTGACGTAGTTTCCACATCGAGTggcattagaaaaaaattcaatggaaagCAATGGCGGAGACTATGTAGTAAAGAAGGATGTTCAAAGGAAAGTCAACGGAGGGGATATTGCTCGCGACATCTCAGTCTGAAAGGCTCAGGATTTAGAAGCACCAACACCTTTCCAGG GGGTAAAATGGATGGAGAGGAAACCTCACGGGACTCAGACACGTCACCAAATTACGGCGACAGAAGAATAGCCGGACGTTTCGATCAAGATGAAACTGAGGCTGCAAACATGCTAG TCTCTCTCGGAAGTTCGAGATCGGCGACACCTGCCTTTTCTTCTCCAACGGGGCAATCATCTGTGTCGCCGTGCATAAATCAATCTCCAGTGCCACCGTTGGGCTTGAACCAGAACGTTTTCATGCCAATATCTAGCCCGGCGCATCATGCTGCTCCATTAATATCGCCGGGTGCCAAATGGAAGAACTCCCCAACGCAGACTAATTTTATGACGCAGTACCAGCAGCCCGTCATCAGGCCTGAGCTAGTTAGACCTACTGGAAGACCTGCTCAAACAGCACCCGCTAGCATTGGGACCAGCGTGATACGGATCTCTCCTGTTAGTAGGATAATGTCGGGCCAAAATTTAACCATTCCCACTTGGTCGGACCATAGCCCACCTCCCAGACATCCGTCGGTTGTAACATCCCTGgc ccagcagcagcagagtATTATACTGCAGCATGCGCTTACCTCGAATAATGGCTTTTCCAATCATCCAGAACCTTCGGATTCGAGCAATCATTTATTGAAACCTCCACATTCGCCACACGTTCCTTCATCTGCTCCACCGGCTCAGAATCTAAGTATGCTCCATAAACATCAAGAACAACCCGTTGATTATACTCCGCCATTAACACAAAATCAGACAATGTATTTGATTCCACATCAACCTGACAAGAAATATGTTATTAAAAACACCATGGAAGCGCCGACCACTGGGCATCAGCTGGTAGTTAACCAGGAAGAAAAGTATAGGCAGACCATGATAAATCATTTAGGACAATTACCCTCGCATCAAACGCAGTGCCAACCGCCGCAGTCACCTGCCACGCAGTCCGTCCATGTTGAAAAGATATCAACACTCCAACAG GTCAGCAAGGTAGGCCCTCCGCTTCATCTATCATCTCACTCAGATACGCAAAGAAATTTGTCAACTCCGGTAACTGTTGTCATGTCAGCTACGACAACAACTAATGACTCGGCACCACCGACCAGTGTCTTCCAGCCTGTCATAGTTCAGCCTAGTCACTTGGCTCCAATGAAGGTTCAACCTCCTCGTGAAGATAATCAAAAGAACAACGGAGTTCTAT ATGGAAGTCGTGAGGTTTCTCCCGCATACCAGCCCCAACCCCCGCAACTTCTGAACAACGCTGCTGTGcgcaaatggaaaaaag CTTTTTCCTGGCAGACAGTGCTGGACCAACCAGAGGTCAGCCCTCCACCTTCTGCCTTGAGTCCTCCGCTCAGTGCACCGCCCATCCCCATGGGCACGAGCAGCAATCCTAGCGACGATGGGTCTGGGCATGGACCTGGTACCGGCCCTGACCCCATCACCCCTGCTGAggaggatgatgatgacgTCTTTGAGACGGAACCAACTACCCCTGCGGAGATCGAAGGCAGTATCAACAAACGCCGCAGTCAATCGTTAGGCGCACTGCACACCAAAGACCCGCAGAGCCCTTTAAAA ACTAAGGACCGAATTCGCCGACCCATGAATGCTTttatgatattttcaaaacgcCATCGAGCATTGGTACACCTGAGGAATCCAAACCAAGATAACCGAAcagtttcaaaaattcttggcGAATGGTGGTATGCCCTCAAGCACGAGGAAAAGCAAAAATATCATGAACTCGCCTCAGAGGTGAAAGAAGCACATTTTAAAGCCCACCCGGATTGGAAATGGTGCAGTAAAGACAGACGGAAATCATCCACCACAAACTTCAAGGGTGCTGAACCTCGTGGAAAACTTAACAGCACAGGGGAAGAAACTGATATGGGACCTCCGACCGATGATGTACCTTCAACTCCACGAACTGTTGAAGAAGCTTCGGCCATTGCATCAAGCATCTATAATGAACCTTCGACTGTTGAG ATGCTTGGACAAATGCGGACTTCTCGTCGCTTATCTGAAATGCCTTTACAGGCCGAAAGTGTGGAGTCTGATATGAAGCAAGAAGAGGATGGCAATGTGTCAGACGATGACCAAATGGTGATCTGTGAGGACCCCCAACCAGAAATAGATTTGAAGTGCAAAGATAAACTGACAGACAGTGACAATGAGGGACAGGATGAAGATTTGGAAAACAAAGATTACGTGCAATCAAGATATTCTCCTGTCAGTGGGCAAAAACGTGATGGTCAAGAAACAAAGTTGGATATAACATGCAGGCCTAAGCCCATCAAAG CTCGTTTGCCGTCTACTGGTATGGAGACGACAACAAAATACCATCATGCTTCCATAGATAAGGGTGGCACTGTATCTGTACTTTCGACCTATCCTTATCACAGTCCTGTAAATCCAACGGGGGTTTCAGGCTTCCAGCCAAAGGGAGGTGCTTTTATAACTATGCCTGTATCGCCGAAAGTCGCGAAACCGGAGCCAACTAAAAATGAACAGCAATATAGTACGCAATACAGTGTCAGTAATCTCGTCGCTAATATTCACACCGAAAATGGGAGGACTGTGACTAAGTTTCCTGCTGCACCTATCTCGCATTCG TTACAGGTCAGACCTATGATGACGCTTTTGAAACAACAGGGATTACAGTCGGCAAATTCTATTCATCATACCGCAGTTTCTAGCCCAACTTACCAGCCCCAACTTACTTTGACTGTTGTGAAAGATGAGGTCGTTGCCGTTTCGAAACCACAACAGGGATCGCAGTATCTCGCCCAGGCGCCGCCCCATACTAGAACGTACTGCAATTTTCAGATACCCGTTTCAG atgcCAGCGGTCGCGGTATAGCCGTGCAGAATTTAGTCACCGGCACTAAGATCGAAACTCACAGCGTTATTGTGAGCAAATCTTACCCAGTGTCAACTCCGAGCCCAGGCACTCCCAGTTATAAAGGAATCGGTCACTCGGTAGCTCGGCTTGCGGAAATCGAGCACAACGATAATCAGCCTGTTATAAATCATGCCCAGTTTTACA TAAATAACGTAAAATCGGagcaggagaaaaaagagaccgGAAATATTCATCATACAGTATCTGGTGATAGCCATAAGCAGCCATCAACACCTCACACCCCGCATAATTCCGATCACGCAATTAACAAATCTTACAACATGGATGAACCTCGTGGGATTGTTGCCCCAAATAGCGTCGACGTAGGAACGAACAAGGCTCCGTTTATGCTCGCTCCTACACCGGCACAACTCGGTCGAGCTCCGCTTCAGAGGAGACAATCAATGG CAATGCCTCCCACATCAAATGCGGGAGACCATGGGCCACAGACGTCTCAACATTCCGACAATCACCAACCTTCGAATTTAACTCAAAACTTTGATCAGCTGCAACATAATTCTGTAGAGCCTTTGGCTGCGTCGTCACCTTCGACGAGAAAAGGAtctttttttaagaaaaacgTCGAGGACGGCATGGACAG GGTTCTGGAGCAAGTTAACTTCCaagagaaattttcgtcgttgcCAGAATTCAAGCCGGAAGAAATTCAGAGTCCTAGTGCCATTGGTATTGGCAGTATGGCTGGCACATCTCCCCATGTCTCAGTGGCACCTGGGGTTCATTCGTCCATACAGGATTACCGTAAAAAATCTGTGCAGGGACCTCATAGACCCAGTT TGAATGAGGATGACATGGAGTCAGATATATCCATGTCAGCTACTCCGAAATCAGCGAGCAGCGTGAAGTTGACAGGGAATACGTTCTTTGGCCCTGATTTCAACATAGAAGCATTCAGAGCAAGTACTGAACTTGTCGGTGACGTTGATGCAAGTTCGCCACGAACGCCAAAGACCCCTGGCGGAGGTGTGGGGGGAAACACAATTGGATCGAGTAGAGGTGAAAACGAGCGAGGCTACAGAAAAGTTTTAGAACAGCGCAGAAAGCTTGTCATGCAGTTATTTCAGGAGCAGGGTTATTTCCCAACAACGCAGGCCACCTCCTCTTTTCAGGCTAACCATGCCGACATTTTTCCTACCAAATCTAGTCTTCAGCTGAAGATCAGGGAAGTAAGACAGAAATTAAAGGCTAACTCCACACCAATGAGTGCCAATAGTTTGGCCAGTCCCCTACCGGTGTCCGAATCATCACCCGGCATTAATG GACCTCTTACTGCCCCGCCAACGTCGATGGGTGCACCTCATTCGCTGCCGGTTGGCAGTACCAGCGGCAGCTAG